ACATAAGCTCCTCGAGCTTCTCCCTAGTGGGCAGCAGCAGCTTCCAAGGTTGCCTGGGTGGAGGCTATGGTGGGGCCAGTGGCGTGGGAGGCATCACCGCCATCATGGTCAACCAGAGCCTGTTAAGCCCCCTTAACCTGGAGGTGGACCCCAAAATCCAGGCTGTGTGCACCCAGGAGAAGCAGCAGATCAACACCCTCAACAACAAGTTTGCCTCCTTCATAGACAAGGTATGGTTCCTGGAGCAGCAGAACAAGATCCTGGAGACTTAAATGGAGCCTCCTGCAGCAGCAGAAGATGGCTCAGAGCAACATGGACAACATGTTCCAGAGCTACATCAACAACCTTAGGCAGCAGCTGAAGACTCTGGGCCAGGAGAAGCTGAagctggaggcggagcttggcaACATGCAGGGGCCGGTGGAGGACTTCAAGAACAAGTATGAGGATGAGATCAATAAGCGTACAGAGATGGAGAATGAATTTGTCCTCATCAAAAGGATGTGGATGAAGGTTACATGAACAAGGTAGAGCTGGAGTTTTACCTGGAAGGGCTGACTGACGAGATCAATTTCCTCAAGCAGCTGTATGAAGAGGAGATCTGGGAGCTGCTGTCCCAGATCTCGGACACATCTGTGGTGCTGTCCAAGGACAACAGCCGCTCCCTGGGCATGAACAGCATCATTGCTGAGGTCAAGGCGCCATACGAGGAGATTGCCAACTGCAGGCAGGCCAAGGCTGAGAGCATGTACCAGATCAAGTATGAGGAGCTGCAGACATTGGCTGGGAAGCACGAGAATGACCTGCAGTGTACAAAGACTGAGATTTCTGAGATGAACCGGAACATCAGCCGGCTCCAGGCTGAGACTGAGGGCCTCAAAGGCCAGAGGGCTTCCCTGGAGGCCGCCATCACAGATGTCGGCAGCACAGGGAGCTGGCTGTTAAGGATGCCAACACCAAGCTGGCCAAGCTGGAGGCCGCGCTGCAGCGGGCCAAGCAGGACATGGCGTGGCAACTGCTTGAGTACCAGGAACTGATGAACGTCAGGCTGGCCCTGGACATCGAGATAGCCACCTACAGGAAGCTGCTGGAGGGCGAGGAGAGCCAGCTGGACTCTGGGATGTAGAACATGAGTATCCATACGAAGACCACCAGTGGTTATGCAGGTGATCTGAGCTCGGCCTATGGGGGCCTCCCAAGCCCCAGCTTTGGCTCTGGCGTGGGCTCCAGCTCCTTCAGCCGCACCAGCACCACCAGGGCAGTGGTTGTGAAGAAGATCGAGACCCATGATGGGAAGCTGGTGTCCTGGTCCTCTGACGTCCTGCCCAAGTGAACAGCTgcggcagcccctcccagcctGCCCCTCCTGCGGCTCTCCCAGAGAGCAGAAGAGTAGCACAGGGAACGTGAGACCCACCTGAGGCCCAGCCCTAGCTCTCAACCCACCCAGGGGGGAGTTTACTACCTGGGGACTCCCCATGCCTATGCCTTCAGCTACAAAACAattcaattgcttttttttttttttttttttgtccaaaatAAAATGTCTGCTAGCCCTGCCAACAGCTAACCTTATAGTTACCtgtttttttcaaatgtaaaagatGGGTATTCTGAAAAAGCATACAAAGAGTCCCTCTCTTCAACCTGCATCCAAAAACTCATGAAATTGGAAACTGTCCAACAACAGGAAAACAGCCTGGCTAAGATTCAAGGTGTAAGCAAAAGCCTGCAGAGAGTGAACAGAATCCTCATGGGCCCAAGGAGCATCCAGAGAAGTCACTTCAAAGAGGTGGGCAAGCAGAGTAACAGGAGAGAACAGGGTGCCTGGGCATTTGTGGAGAACTCTGCCAAAGAAAGGCTTGGGAGTCCAGCCCCAAGGGAGCTGGAACAGCCTCACATAGAGCAGGGGCACGAGAAGTTAGCAGGAAACGCCGTCTATACCAAGCCTTCGTTCACCCAAGAGCATAAGGCAGCAGTCTCCTCTTTGCTGAAACCCTTCTATCTCCACCCTTGCAAAAGCCCTACCTGAGGTCAGAAACAGATTGAAAGACTTACCCATTTTGGTTTTAGAAAACGCAAAGTTGAGTTAAAACCAATCGCACATTCCAGAAAAGTTCTCAATAGACTTTGCTCGCAAAGAGACCTCCATTCTCTGCAGCGAAGAGCCTCATAAATGCCCCTTCACAAGGGGCTTTTTCATCTTTAGGAGACCTGAGTCTTCAGGAAAATCCTTTTCCGGAAGTATTTGCTCCATCAGAACGTTTTAAAAACACCACTGCAAGAAATGCCTTTGAACGAAACATTTTTATGGAAAACACTACTTTGCCAGAAGGCACCATCTCTGAAAACACAACCTACAACCATCCTCCTGAGGGAGATTCTGCTGGGACTGCGTTAACTTAGAGAAGACTGTGAAATACAATGGGAATACAACAACATGGGCACTGGCCTGTCTCCCAAGCCCAAAAGCTTCAATTACCCATTGCTCTTGTCCCCAGGTGATCAGTTTGAAATTCAGCTAAACCAGCAGCTACGGCCCCTCATCCCCAATAATGATGTGAGAAGACTCATTTCTCATGTTATCTGGACCTTGAAGATGGAGTGCTCTGAGACCCATGTGCAATTGGCCTGTACCAAGCTCATCTCTGGGACAGGCCTCCTGATTCATCAGTGAGCAGCAAGAAGTCAAGGTGTCCAAGGCAGAATGGGATACGGACCAATGGAAAACTGAGAACTATATCAACGAGAGCACAGAAGCCCAGAGCAAACAGAAAGAGCAGAAGTCAAGTGAGGTGAGGATCACACAGAAACATGAAACCCAGATTTTCCTCTCATTTAGCATCTGCCAGGAAAATGCCCACACAAGAGAACCTGGGACTCCCAGACCATAGTTTGTCTTGGCCATGTAACTTAGGCCATGACAGTGATCTCCCACTTTGCTCATTTAGAGAGTGAAACAGATTAGTACACAAGATAAACTGTAGGCCggacgcgatggctcatgcctgtaatcctagcactttgggaggctgaggtaggtggatcacttgaggtcaggagtttgagaccagcttggtcaacatggtgaaactctgtctccaagggGAAGCCAATCTTAATGTCCACCCATTTTCTTTCATAATGAAGTTGTATTATTTATATCTCAGAGAATTAATTCATTTCAGGTAATTTGTTGGAATTTTCCCTTCACATTTTTCAGTATTAATGATCTGTCCCCTCTTTATATTACTAGGCTAAAAGTTCATTAATTTTTAGGTGATAAATAGCTGTTGTTaataatttctgtttgttttattaatttatttgtgcaTATTTAACCATCTACCATAATTTTTACCTTGTATCAACAGGATTCTTACTACAGATTTAATGACCTTAACTACAGATGGGTCTCTTTGGATAACTGGACCTATAGCAAGGAATTTAAAATCCCCTTTGAAATTAGGTATGTATGTTTGTgggtgtatttttattattatttgaacttttcttctttttctatctaggcaaaaattttgtgttttgtttgtttaggttACATATCTGAGAGTTAAGTAAGATGAAAGCCTTGTACTATAAAAGCGAATAtgttatttatgttttgttttgtatatgaGGATGGTGCTACTAATCAACAGTCACCAAATTGTGTCTTAATGGGGTCATTTTTCCAGTGGTTATGCTCTATGTAGTGCTAACCAGCCATTGAGACTATGACCTTGACCTATACTATGTGGTGAAGCCAGGAGGTGAAGCACAGGTACTGTTTTCAGTAATGTTCTGTTATTATAAGCAAATATTTCCATATGAGGCAGAATGTTACCCAAAGGTACCACCACtactgctaaatgaaaaaaaatccttctgtcccttttatgtgatttttttttttttggtaattactTACTAGTCTTTTAAAGGAGGGAAAAGGCCAGAATATTGTTATCAATATCATGGAGTTACTGCTGTGCTCCAGGCTTTTATTTACAGATAATATTTAGAATATCTTTCATAATGGTTCTATTTCACTTTGAACTCAACATATGCAGTTGAAATCAACTGGAAAATTCCCCCTTAAAACTAACTTTATATTCTAACAGcttcattgtttttcttaatgTAACACATTTTCCAATCTATGTCTAAGGTGCTTTGGGCTTATTAcatcttttcttcatcttcctgTGTTCAGTCTGTTCTGGGTCTTGCAAATTTTTGTCTAACATTTCTCTTGGTTTGGCCCCTTCCATCTCATTTCCATCTTTCCATCTTTGCCTAGAAGAGTGCCAGGAAAGAGGCCAAAGCTGCCTAATCAAATTTCTTGCTTCGTTCTTTTATTCTCCAATCTTTTCAATTTAGAAACATTAGATTAATCATCCCAGAATATTGATTGTGCCAAGATAGGTATTCGTTCAAGAATAGCAAGTGTCTATTTTACTTGGCAAATCAAGTATAAACTTCTCACTTGTCTGTGAAAATACAGCTGAAAGATGTCTGTCCCTGTAACACTGCCCGCACCTCTCTGCCCCTCGGAGTTGTCCAGCTTTTTCCTCCTTAGCTCCCCAGCCCAAATTACACGTATGAGTCAATTACCTAAAAGTAATTCATGCTGTCAGCACTTCCTTGTTTTGGTTTTGCTCTTTGCAGGGGTAAGGGGTTCCTGCAAAGAGCAAAGAGTGTAAGGGGGGTAGAAATGCCTCTACCCAGTCATTTCTacctagttttaaaaaaaatactttattgatatataattaacATATTGTACAATTCAGTCATTTAAAGCATATAATTCAATGGTTTTTTAGTATACTTACAGTTacaaaaccatcaccacaatcaattttagaacattttcctcATCCCCCTGCAAAAAGTTacacccattagcagtcatttccCGTTGCCCACTCCTCCTGCCCCTGAATTCTTACCCCAGCCCTAGgaaccactaatttactttctgtcccTCTGGATTTGCTTGTTCTggatacctcatataaatggaatcatacaatatgtgggcCTTTGTGACcgcctctttcacttagcataataatGTTTTcgaagttcatccatgttgtagcatgtatcagtacttcattccttttaattgttgaatagtattttattgtatgaatacaacacattttatttattcttctcttcATTAAGTTCTTGTTTCCATTTCGAAATCTTTTCTTATGAGATAAACTCTGATAGCACTTGTAGTTGTTCAACAATATTGCCAGCCAGCCACCAAGTGCCAACCAGATTGCAGACTCCTTAAATACAGGCACTGTTATAGTTTCCTGTAAGGCTTAGCAGAGTGCTGGGTGCATAATATTCACCTATAGATGATGGTTTTCTAACGTGTTCTCTTAGACAGTGTCAGTAAATGTAGTTTGTGAGAACATTTTATGTCTATTATGTAacttgcttctctttttttttttttttgagatggaatctcacgagtgcagtggtgggatgtccgctcactgcaacctccgcctcctgggttcaagcgattctcctgcctcagcctccctagtagctcggattacaggtgcctgccaccacgcctggctagttttttgtaattttagtagagacagggtttcgccatgttggccaggctggtctcgaactcctgacctcaggtgatccgcctgcctaggcctcccaaagtgctgggattacaggcatgagccactgctcccggcctaacTTGGTTCTCATAATAACTTTCTGAAGTATTAACTAGAAAAAGTcaatatatttggaaattataaGTTGTGCTCTTGGTTTTATGGTGATTTATTGTTACATTATAGAGAAAGATAAGCTGGATCACTCAAAGGATGTAAGTATGTTTTAAAGCAGTACTTCTGAAAATGTCACTGGAAACTgccttttaagaatatttttttttgtgtggaatatttatttctttaggcCTTAAATAATAACAAAGAGACTTATCTAAGTTAATGCTTTAcacatcttgttttaaaaatcttttcttttttttagcaaATGGCAAAAAGTAAATTTGATTCTTGAAGGAGTGGATACAGTTTCAAAAATCCTGTTCAATGAAGTCACTATTGGGGAAACAGACAATATGTTCAATAGATATGTAAGTGTATAATGACATtagattaaaaaaacatttatgtGTGTTTATGTTAATTGCTTTTGTGAGTAGAGAAAAGTAAATGCATAATTGGCCATGTGACAAATACGAGCTCATTAAAGCACTGGATGATTTACTTCATTTCTCAGTTGCCACATTTGAGGAATAATGGAAACCTTACAAACCCCATGGGGTTAGTGTGGGGATTTAGTAAgctaattatataaaatgttggCAAGTTGTTGGCACATAGAAAGTGTTCAAAACATGCCAATCCCTCCTCTGGTGATACAGTTTCATTGGACAAacgattttaaaataaaatgtcatttcctTTCTGGAATAGTTACATTAAGAGATTATATCCTGATCTTCCTTTCCTCTCAAAGGTAgacttttcaaaacaaaaataactcatGACTTAGAAATG
The nucleotide sequence above comes from Symphalangus syndactylus isolate Jambi chromosome 10, NHGRI_mSymSyn1-v2.1_pri, whole genome shotgun sequence. Encoded proteins:
- the LOC129492057 gene encoding leucine-rich repeat-containing protein 37A3-like, whose product is MKLETVQQQENSLAKIQGVSKSLQRVNRILMGPRSIQRSHFKEVGKQSNRREQGAWAFVENSAKERLGSPAPRELEQPHIEQGHEKLAGNAVYTKPSFTQEHKAAVSSLLKPFYLHPCKSPT